One Vitis riparia cultivar Riparia Gloire de Montpellier isolate 1030 chromosome 4, EGFV_Vit.rip_1.0, whole genome shotgun sequence genomic window carries:
- the LOC117913187 gene encoding probable serine/threonine-protein kinase PBL25 codes for MSCFPCFTSKVKKTNSKDANSRSSSESPPHEARNRNETPNADGGPNINVKAFTFWELASATKNFRQECLLGEGAFGRVYKGQLENSGQDVAVKQLDRNGLHGNKEFLQEVSMLSLLDHENLVNLVGYCADGEQRLLVCEYMSLGSLVDHLFEMKPDQEPLSWPTRMNLALGAARGVEYLHEKANPPVLYRDLKSSNILLCGDFHPKLSTFGLGKAKSVGDKMQVSRVMGTYGYCAPEYSRDSQFTLKSDIYSFGVVLLELITGRKAIDTTRPMDEQNLVSWAQPKFRDPKKFPEMADPLLKRRFPEKSLNQAVAIAAMCLQEEASVRPLISDVVTTLSFLVASKEENMCDTTPLPSLPPADSGHEKGGDSSEHTSDHEDEGSDCSKSGSQEGSEEESEEEHQHDHNRPSRDGSEQCDHDSGDECHSAVTGADEWGSNSSHNSNSL; via the exons ATGAGTTGCTTCCCTTGTTTCACGTCCAAGGTTAAGAAAACAAATAGCAAGGACGCCAATTCTAGATCTTCTAGTGAATCACCTCCTCATG AGGCCAGGAACAGAAATGAAACTCCAAATGCCGACGGTGGACCTAATATTAATGTAAAAGCTTTCACTTTCTGGGAACTGGCCTCTGCAACGAAGAATTTCCGTCAAGAATGTCTACTGGGGGAAGGTGCATTCGGAAGAGTGTATAAGGGACAACTTGAGAATAGTGGGCAG GATGTTGCTGTGAAGCAACTAGACAGGAATGGATTGCATGGAAACAAGGAGTTCCTTCAGGAGGTTTCGATGCTGAGTCTCCTGGACCATGAAAATCTGGTCAATCTAGTTGGATACTGCGCTGATGGTGAGCAGAGGCTTTTGGTGTGTGAATACATGTCATTGGGTTCTCTGGTTGATCATCTGTTTG AGATGAAACCAGACCAAGAACCACTAAGCTGGCCTACAAGAATGAATTTAGCTCTAGGGGCTGCCAGAGGTGTCGAGTATTTGCACGAAAAGGCTAATCCCCCGGTTCTATACCGAGATTTAAAGTCCTCAAACATCTTGCTGTGTGGAGATTTCCATCCAAAACTCTCCACTTTCGGGCTGGGCAAGGCCAAGTCTGTTGGCGATAAGATGCAAGTGTCTCGGGTGATGGGGACTTATGGCTACTGTGCTCCTGAGTATTCAAGAGACAGTCAGTTTACTTTGAAGTCAGATATATACAGCTTCGGAGTCGTTCTACTAGAGCTCATCACCGGTCGAAAAGCCATCGACACGACTAGGCCAATGGATGAGCAAAATCTCGTTTCTTGG GCACAACCCAAGTTCAGGGACCCCAAAAAGTTCCCAGAGATGGCGGATCCCCTTCTCAAGAGGCGGTTTCCGGAGAAGAGCCTGAATCAAGCGGTGGCAATAGCAGCAATGTGTCTTCAAGAGGAGGCATCAGTGCGCCCCTTGATCAGCGACGTTGTAACAACCCTTAGCTTCCTTGTAGCGTCTAAAGAGGAAAACATGTGTGACACCACCCCTCTTCCAAGTCTTCCTCCGGCCGATAGTGGCCATGAAAAGGGCGGAGACAGCTCAGAACACACCTCTGATCATGAGGATGAAGGCAGCGATTGCAGCAAGAGCGGGTCACAGGAGGGGAGTGAAGAGGAGAGCGAAGAGGAACACCAGCACGATCATAACAGGCCGTCCCGGGATGGAAGTGAGCAGTGTGACCACGACAGTGGAGATGAGTGTCACAGCGCTGTGACGGGAGCCGACGAATGGGGCTCAAATTCAAGCCATAACAGCAACAGCTTATGA